Sequence from the Xenorhabdus nematophila ATCC 19061 genome:
ACGAGTGCCGCAGGTAAGATAGTCATAATGGCAAACCATTCAAAACGTGGGGTATAGAAAGTCGGCAATGCGAACCATGACGCTTCACCCACAGGTGTAAAATCGACAATCCCCATAAAAAATGACAATCCATAACCGACTAATACACCAATCAGAATCGGAATTATCGCCATAAAACCACGGAACACGACTGAGCCTAAAATAGTCACAGCCAATGTCACCAAGGATATCGTCAGATTGGTCATATTAACTTCGGTACCTGCTGCCGGACGTAAACCTGCCATATCAGCAGCAACACCGGCCAACTCCAGACCAATCACTGCAACAATAGCCCCCATCGCCGCAGGTGGAAATATCACGTTAATCCATTCTCTTCCTGCAACCTTCACTATCAGTGCAATCAGACAAAACAAAAAACCACAAACAATAAACCCACCCAACGCTAATTCATATCCCAAAGGCAATAACAGCAGTACAGGAGAAATAAACGCAAAGCTGGACCCTAAATAAGCGGGAATTTTTCCTTTGCAAATTACCAGATACAGTAAGGTTCCAATGCCGTTGAACAATAAAATTGTGGCGGGATTAACTTTAAATAAAATAGGAACTAAAACAGTTGCACCAAACATGGCAAATAGATGTTGTAAACTTAATGGAATAGTCTGTGCCAGTGACGGTCTTTCGTCTACACCAATAGTCCGACGTGTCATTATTAATATCCTCTATATTTACCCTTTATTTTTCAGGCTACTGCTTTTTTAACGACGCCCACTTACACCAGTGACACAGTTATAAGCTCTTTATAAATAGAGAGCTAACCGTGTTTTTAGGCATGAGTTGACTGATTGACTAACTGCTACAACCTGAAATCTATGGGGTATATATCATCTTGCCAGAAACCAAAAAAAGCCGACTTTTCAGCCGGCTAAAAATATTATTTAGTCCCAAATAATTTGTCGCCTGCATCGCCCAGACCCGGAACAATATACCCATGTTCATTGAGGCGCTCATCAATTGAAGCCGTATACAACTCGACATCCGGGTGTGCTTTTTCCAGTGCAGTAACGCCTTCTGGCGCGGCAACCAAAACCAATACCTTAATCACAGGACACCCTGCCTTCTTCAGCAGATCAATAGTGGCAATCATAGAACCACCTGTCGCCAGCATGGGATCAACAACCAATGCCATACGTTCATTAATGTCAGAAACCAATTTCTGAAAATAAGGTACTGGCTCAAGTGTTTCTTCATCACGATATACACCAACGACACTGATACGCGCACTTGGGATA
This genomic interval carries:
- the uraA gene encoding uracil permease, which encodes MTRRTIGVDERPSLAQTIPLSLQHLFAMFGATVLVPILFKVNPATILLFNGIGTLLYLVICKGKIPAYLGSSFAFISPVLLLLPLGYELALGGFIVCGFLFCLIALIVKVAGREWINVIFPPAAMGAIVAVIGLELAGVAADMAGLRPAAGTEVNMTNLTISLVTLAVTILGSVVFRGFMAIIPILIGVLVGYGLSFFMGIVDFTPVGEASWFALPTFYTPRFEWFAIMTILPAALVVIAEHVGHLVVTANIVQKDLLKIPGLHRSMFANGLSTMFSGFFGSTPNTTYGENIGVMALTRVYSTWVIGGAAIIAILLSCVGKLAAVIQLIPVPVMGGVSLLLYGVIGASGIRVLIDSKVDYSKAQNLILTAVILIIGVSGAKIQIGAAELKGMALATVVGIGLSLIFKLINIIRPEESYITSSLESLNVDKKMDETVK
- the upp gene encoding uracil phosphoribosyltransferase — translated: MKIVEVKHPLVRHKLGLMRDHDISTKRFRELASEVGSLLTYEATADLEVEKVTIEGWCGPVEIDQIKGKKITVVPILRAGLGMMDGVLENIPSARISVVGVYRDEETLEPVPYFQKLVSDINERMALVVDPMLATGGSMIATIDLLKKAGCPVIKVLVLVAAPEGVTALEKAHPDVELYTASIDERLNEHGYIVPGLGDAGDKLFGTK